The Anaerobaca lacustris DNA window CAACATCGAGTGCCACAGTCATCGCCACAAGACGGCGATCCTGTAGATCGAGCCCAGTCGCCCGAAGGGGCCACCAGCCGCTCAATCCCCACTGAGGCCGGCCATCCACTTGGGCCAGTTGACCTCCACACTCGTGTCGAACCGCTTGCTCCATTTCAGGCGCCACAGTTCTTTGAGTCCGATCTTGCGAACGGAGTAGTCCAGGAAGACGGCGTTGATCGCGTAGGAGTGGCGGTTCATACAAAAGCGATTCATCGAATCGACGTCCCCGGTCAGGCGTGCGCTCCGGTCGTCGGCCACCGGCGCCGAATCCGTATCGTCCGGCCAGCCACACCAGAACCAGCAGTCCAGAAACAGCGGCACCTGGGCGCCGCCTCGGATGTTCGGGGACTTCCAGAAGGAATCCCTCGGCTTGCCGTAAAGCGTCGCATCGCCGCAGACGTACACCCACCCATTGATCCCATAGCTGCCCCACGTGCCGACTGGACGCTCCCCGCTGGGAGCGACAACGCCCCAGGACGTTTCCGCATCGCCGCCCAATGTCAGCGTGTCCACCGCCCCGTCCGGCGCGGCAATTTTCGCAGCCACCGGACAGACTCGGAACTTCGGGTCCTTGTGGTAGTACTTGTACAGCAGGTCAATCCAACGGCCACTGTCCGACCTTCGCGTGGGGAACATGCCGTTGTTTTCGTCGGTGTACATCGCCCAGATCGTGCCCCATTGTTTGAGATTCGACTGACACACGACCCCCCGCGCCTGCCTGCGGGCGCGCGACAGCGCCGGCATCAGGATCGACATCAGCAACGCGATGATGGCGATGACGACGAGCAATTCGATCAGGGTGAATCCTCTGCGTCTCTGCATTCTGGCACACTCCTCAAAAAGAACTCCATGAGAGCGCAAAACACCGGACCGCCCTCTGTGACGGTCCGGCCGATCGCATCCTGTGTTGGAATCCAATTCACTCGCCCGACCGCTCACGGTCTCATCGCATGGTGGTTTCCTTCGTACCCCACACCGTCACGGACGACCAGTAGATGTCCTCGTTGTCCGGCTGGGCGCCCGAAAACGCCGTCGGTGGGATACGCTTGCCGAACTCAAGGGTCCGAGGATCACTCCATTTGCGATAGTCGGCATGACCGTCCGCAAACGAGAAATTGGTCCCATCGCCGTGCCGCACGGGCGGCGGGTCCCACCATTGCCACTGGTCTGCATACACCGTCCAGCCCCCCAGAGCCGACGGACAGGTCCCACCATCGTCGAGGAACACCCCGCGGAATGACGGGTCCTTGATACTCATTCGCCTCTTGAACGTGGTCGTACGCATTGCAGGCCAGTCTTTGCAGTTCATCGAGTCGCAGATGGAATAGGTTCG harbors:
- a CDS encoding type II secretion system protein; this encodes MQRRRGFTLIELLVVIAIIALLMSILMPALSRARRQARGVVCQSNLKQWGTIWAMYTDENNGMFPTRRSDSGRWIDLLYKYYHKDPKFRVCPVAAKIAAPDGAVDTLTLGGDAETSWGVVAPSGERPVGTWGSYGINGWVYVCGDATLYGKPRDSFWKSPNIRGGAQVPLFLDCWFWCGWPDDTDSAPVADDRSARLTGDVDSMNRFCMNRHSYAINAVFLDYSVRKIGLKELWRLKWSKRFDTSVEVNWPKWMAGLSGD